cACATTGTGCCCTCCATCTTTAAGCCAGTATCTGGCTAGCATGCCAAATCCTTATACTTTGAATCCATATCTTTCCCAATGTCTGACCTCTAAATCCAGATTTAGAGGGTTCATGTGATTTAGTAAGGCTTGCCCAGTTAATCTCCCCATTTTAGGGTCAACTGATTTGTTTCATATCTGCAAAATCCCGTTTGCTACATAAAGTAACAAAATCATGGGAGTGATATctcatcatattcacaggttcagTCCACATTCTAGAGGAAGAGATTATAGAAGAGTGAGAatcattttagaattctgccttaATTTCCTCCAGTGCTTAATATTTGCCTAATGACATAatcaatacatttcttttttgtttttgaacttcatgtGAAGAATTACATAGacttttttttgctgttaaaCCAACTGGCATTTCTAGAATAGATTCACCTATTTTGAGATTTATTATTCTCTTTGTATCCTGATACATTTAATTTGATAagaagtttagaatttttttcaactTACAAACATAGTAATATTCTTTCCTTACTATAGCTTGTCAAGTTTTGGTATTAATAATGTGCTGGCTTCATATAATGTGTTGGGaaactgtttcttctttttctattcttagaatattttatacagattactgacattcttttatgatttaaaaaaaattaaccaataagctcatttttaacaagtgtaatttatttaatagatatataattGTTCAGAATTTCtactttttcatgtgttttccccccaaaattgattttattcaaattttcaaatttattatcaTTAAGTTGCTTATAATATGCTTATGTTATCTATGTAATGCTTACACAATCTGTAGAAATGCCTGTTtttcattcctgatcttagaatcttgttcctttttccttgatcagataaaaaacaaattctttttttattttctctattatatttgttttatattttattttattattattttttttaataaaaacaatccCACAGCATTTATTGTCATCTGGTAATAACAAAGGTGAGCAAAACAATATGAATAAATGCTTTAGAACTACACTTCTAACAAAGCACAcctaaaaatactgtattgccTTCTCAACAATTTCTTACTTCATTGATCATTTCTAGTTGGAGACACTTTGGAGCAGAGTAATGTTATCTCCTTTTAGCATGATCCGACCCAgttgttttcttgactttgttttagAATGAATCTCTTCTGCATCATCTAATACGACGTTCATATACTCATCAAAACCAACGATACAGCCCTCTATCCACATATTCACTTGCTCATAAAGCCACACCTGAATCCGAGATCTATTTTGCAAGTATTTGAAGATGAGATTGATTGGCTGCACCATCACCTTCTGCACCTTCTGGCCCTGGCCCCAGTATGCCATGGTGGAAGCTCACAAAGACCACACTATCCCGCACACTACCTCAAAAAGCaactatgttttatattttattgatttctccttttgttttattttctttgttctactttctttcattttaattttcttttctttccttaacttCCTGATATGTATGCTAAGATTATCATTCTTAGgcagaaacagaaatttttaaaatgagaatcatAATCATAATCAAGTTTTAGAAGAAATGATGTAAATCTAAAGCCTAAATTCCTTTTGATTGATGCTTTAGTTTTATTGTGCATCCCACTCTGTGCTCTGGCTTTGCACTCCTGGACTGCTCTCCCAGATCTAGACCCATAGGTTCTCTTGGGCAAGTTTATTACATTATTCATATGTATTCTTAAATTTCTcatcaagtttatttttatattctatagaCTTTGTCCTTCAAATTAAAACTCATTCTTACCATAACTCCAACATTGAATTTCTCATTCTACACCAGTTACTTCTGATTcagcaaaatttattttctcttgatcatattattaattcttcttcaaacactacttttttttttttgcggtatgcgggcctctcactgttgtggcctctcccgttgtggagcacaggctctggacacgcaggctcagcggccatggctcacgggcccagccgctctgcggcatgtgggatcttcctggatcggggcatgaacccgtgtccgctgcatcggcaggcggactttcaaccactgcaccaccagggaagcccctcaaacaCTACTTTTATGTTACATGTTTGATTAATACAATGAAATTGATCTATGCTCATTCTTGTTCCTAgtagtttttgcttttctcattccTAATATAAATTTCCcctcatttctctaatgataccTATTTCTCTAACAGGATCATTTCTAACTACCCCATCCCTGTGATCCATCTTGATTACTTTTCCTTGTGAACAAAGATCATATATTTTAGTTTCCTTTCAGAATCAAGTAAAAACTAAACATGTAGTTCTGTTgacaacaaaatatatttattgattacattttaaaaatcagtgcatTAGTTATATCAGTTGAGCTGTCATGAGGACAATCAAGAtaatataatttctaaattgAAACTTTGaacagatacatgcaccccaatgttcattgcagcactatttacaatagccaggacatggaagaaacctaaatgtccatcaacagaggaatggataaagaagatgtgatacatatatgcaatggaatattactcagccataaaaaaagaatgaaataatgccatttgcagcaacatgaatggaccttgagattGGCATactgactgaagtaagtcagacagagaaggacaaacatcgtatgatatcgcttatatgtggaatataaaaaaaaggcacaattgagcttatttacaaaacagaaatagagtgacAGATGTAGAAGATAACATTATGGTTacctgggggaaaggggaggagggataaattgggagactgggattgacatacacacactattacatagaaaatagataataaggacctactgtatagcacagggaactctactcaatacttggtaatgacctatatgggaaaagaatctaaaaaagagtggctctgtatatatatatgtataaatgattcattttgctgtacagaagaaatttatacaacattgtaaatcaaatatcctccattaaaaatttttaaaaagtcgaATGTTACCGATACGGCTTGAAATTTTCAAGACTTCAGAAAGTTCTGGACTTAATTAGCTTCACTCTAAACAAATCACTTTAGGTTTGGATTCATCATATGGTAGTGGAGTGgagaaatatgtataaaatgttagGTTTTCATCCCTTCTCCATTTCACCTTCTTACAGAATCAGATGCTCCAAGGAGTGAGTAATTAGTTATTGCAAAAATTCAAAGTGACAATCGACTACACTCTTTCCAgtgatgatatttttttttccagagacaATATTAAAAGGCATCGAGAGAGCCTTtctcccttatttttttaaaatttttattttgtattggagtatagttgttttacaatgttatgtttcaggtgtacagcaaagtgattcagttatacatatacatgtatgtattctttttccaatatttttcccatttaggttattacagaatattgggcagagttccctgtgctatacagtagatctattctttttattttatttttaacatctttattggagtataattgctttacaacgttgtgttagtttctgctgtataacaaagtgaatcaactatatgtatacatatatccccatatcccctccctcttgtgcctccatcccaccctccctaccccacccctctaggtggtcacaaagcaccaagctgatctccctgtgctatgcagctgcttcccactagttatctattttacatttggtagtgtatatatgtcaatgctactctcactttgtccaagcttaccctcccaccccactcccttaTTTTAGATGAAAAGGAAAGTATGACTTTGGTCCCCATTCAgaatttattctactttttataaGAACAGTATGAATAACCTAAGCTTTgggcattctttcttttcttttgaggccaaaagaaaaaaatacatggctTCCCATTTGGGGATAATCTAAATTTAGAAGCCCCAAATATTATCTTGATTTGTGTCTCTGTTATATTTACTTTACTGACAAATGAAttgttaatataatatttttaaagattaacaaaaaatagatgaagaaaagaataaaaagctgtTACTTTGGACTGTTCAGTaaccttaataataataataataaatgtgtatatggAAGAGTGGTTGTTTTTAGCACTAGcaaatattcacatattttacTGGAAGATAGTTGAATGTTTTCCCACTTCAGTATGCATAATGAatgcattttttataaaatagagtTTGAAGTGTgagtaataaataattattaaatgccTAAGGATGAAGAGGCAAAAAACAGTATGTTTCTAAAACATGAGGGAAGCTTACATATGTAATGGGAAAAGCAGAGTGCTGTGAGTTAGGATATCTGGATTAAAGAGGCAATGTAACATTGTACAATTACCAGTGATTTTGAAggcacacacacactatatacaaGGTAATTGAGGTTAGGAAAGTCAATTAAAAATTGgatctcagttttttcatctgaaaatggtAATACTATTATCAAACCCACAGTGTAGATGCCACTTTTACAaccagtgtttatttttattgttcttttcctcAGTTCCACAACTTGATCAGTAGATTATAGAGGTTTTATTGTATAGATACATTAAATAGAgttacagaaataaatgtaaggaAGTCCTTTTGGCTTGAAAGTGAtcagaagtaaataaaacagtCAGGGATGAAATACCAAGCAGAGATTGAGGCAAACTGGACAAAGTAAGTTTAAGTTAGGGAACTGAGCTAAGGAAAATAATAGAGCAGGAGTCTGAGATAGACTGGAATTCAGGGAAAATGGATGTTAGGTAAAATTTGtaccaaggaagaaaataaatgatagaatgaatgtgtgaatgataGAAAGCAAACTGCATCCAAGGAAACAGACTAAATAGTGAAAAATAATTCTACTAATCCTACCGCTTGTTGAATTTGATGGGGCAAATTGGTATGTTCATGTGCCACTCGCCCTGGAGTTACTGTCTGTGCCTCCACCTCTGGTTAGGTATTTTGTTAGTCCATCTGTAGACTCTTCccttgtttcatttgtttattcactttttctctaaatatttgtttaagTATTTTGTGTTGGGCATTGTAACCTTAAAAGAGATAATAATCCCTGCCCTTATAAGGGGTGTCAGGCAATAAACATAATCAATATATAAAAGCTTTTATGCATGTTGGAAGATAATTTGATTTGTTCTTTGGAGAAGAACAAACCAAGGATGTATCAAGGGGACTTCAACTGTAAACAGGTTGGTCAAGGATGGCCTCCTAAGGAGATAAGCTAATTTTCAAAGTACATGAAGTATAGtcatacagatatatagatgaggcttccagaaagagagattaagaaaataGGTAGAGGACCCTAGGACCTATctctaaaactaaaaaacataaaactactagaagaaaacatagacagtaaaCTCTTTAACTTCAGtcttagcaacattttttttatatctttcctcaagcaagggaaacagaagcaaaaataaaacaaatggactacatcaaactaaaaatttttacacaacaaaagaaaccatcaacaaaacaaaaagcagcctattgaatgggagaatatatttgcaaatgatatatccaataaagggtttatatttaaatcatataaaaaacttataaaaatcaacatcaaaaaaaaacaaccccattaaaaaatgggcagaggacctgaatagacatttttccaaagaagacatacagatggccaacagacataagaaaagatgctcagcattactaatcatcaggaaaatgcaagtcaaaaccacagtgagatacctcctcacacctgttaaaatgactatcatgaacaaggcaacaaataacaagtattgtcaaggatgtggagagaggGGAGCACTTGTGCACTCTTGATGGGAttataaattgatgcagccactaaggaaaacagtatggaggttcttcaaaaagttaaaattaggactgccatatgatccagcaatttcacttctcaTATTTACCTGAAgtaaacagaaacactaatttaaaaaaacacgTGCACTTTAATGTTCattgaaacattatttacaatagccaagatatggaagcaacctatgttcattgatagacaaatggataatgaagatgtggtatacatgtgcaatggaatattactcaggtgTAAATAAAAacttgccatttatgacaacatggacgGATCTagagggtactatgctaagtgaaataagtcagacagacaaagacaaatactgcatgctctctcttatatctggaatctaagaaacaaaacaaacaaacaaataaaacaaaacaaaaatagactcattGATACAGGTTGCCAGAAGGAGCACAGCAGGAGGGTAGACAAAATAGGTGTAGagcattaagaggtacaaatctgtagttataaaataaactatgaagatgtaatatatagcataaggaatatggtcaataatattgtaataaatttgtatggggacagaggGTTACTAGAGTTagtgtgatgatcatttcacaatgtatgaaaatgtcaaatcattacgtagtacccctgaaactaacataatatagAATGCCAActgtattcaattttttttaaaaaagaaattaggtaGATGAGATAAAGTCAGAAAAATACCAGGAGAGTAAATTGTGTAGAACCTTACAAGCCATCCTAAGGACCTTGCCATTCATTCTGAGTGAGATAAAACATTGGAGGATTCTGAGCAGAGAGCATATTatgataaatgttttaaaagattacttTGGTTATTTCGTTAAGAATAGATGCCAGATGGGGGAAaggacagaaacagagaaaaaattttagagactattacaagaatCCAGAGAAGAGATAATGTGGTTTAGTCCCAAGTGATAGCAGTGAGGTACTGACAAGGGATCAGAATATGAAACCCACATGATTTCTTGACAGATTGGACATAATATGTGAGATAATAAGTAGAATCAATGATGATTCTTAgaggtttttttgcttgtttgtttgttgttgtttctgttttgttttgttttgctttgctttgtttttttggcctAAGCAGCAGGAAGAATGGAGTTGATTTTAAGTGAGATGTGAAAGACTACAGGTAGAACAGGTTTGAGAATTAAGATCAAGAATTCAGTTTTGGAGATATTAAATCTGAGATTAAATTTGAGGTGTATATTAAATACCCAATGGTGATATTGAGTTGGCAGTTGAACATACAAGTCTGGGGTTCAGAGTAGTGATCTGGGATAGACATATGACTCTGGGcattataaactttaaataatattGTCAAAGGAGTGTATGTAAATAGAGAAGAGATCCAAGGGCTGAGCCGTGGGGCACTTCAGTGTTACGAGGTTGggaggaaattaaaaatcactAGCAAACAAGACAGGAAGGGATATTAGTGAGGTTAAGGTAAAAGGAAAACCAAGCATTTGTGATTTCCTGGAATCCAAGTGAAAAATGAGTTTTCAGGAGTAGATAGTGATCAATTCTACAAAATATTGCAGATGGGGTTTATAATATGAGAACTGAAAATGGCAAGTAGATTTAGAAAACTGATGTGATCTCCACAATAGCAACTTCAGTGGAGTTTTGTAGGCAAAAGTTGAATTGCAGTAGGGTTGCACTTTCTAAAGTTGGGCCTGCCTTCTTATCTTTAGGGATTTGGATAAATTTTAAGTAAGGTAAGGGAAAAGTTACAAtgagaaatatttgtttatttcctttcaaagCCAATAGTTATAAAGAGATGACATTTGGctgtcatttaggatctctgaaTGCAGTTTTCAAATAGCTGTCTATTACTACCACAGATTTTTGAGTGAAATATGCAAATATGATACTTTAGGAAGAATACGatctattttttattgtaagagttttgtttcatttttgtttggttggttgttttttgacTCCACCTCCAATAGAATCTCTTGGTGATCTAGGGAGAAAATTTGGAGGTATAAGCAAAATACCTGCCtttgctaaataaaatattttcctaatgtaAGGAAAGCAGCCTCTTTGCTATTCTGTAATTGGTTTAATGTAAGTGGTGACAGTAGGTAATACTAAGAAAAGCATTCAAAGGAAAACTGATGCAAATTGAGTTTCTTCTTAAGGCAACAGAAGTCCATGTAAATTTATCATGTTGCTCACTCTGATTCTTATCAAGTTTTATTAGGTTTGTATGGGAAGTGAAATGGAGGAGGATGTTTCCTTTGGAATAATGAAGATCCAAAACCCCATGTAATTGCATCAAACCACTAAGGAGCTAGAACTTCTGAAATGTTAACCGTAATGTctagaatttcaattttaaaaagaatttcaaaatccCATGAAAAAATATCAGAGCATATCACCATGGAAGCATGAGGTTTTAACTGACACTTAAGCttcaatttctagaaatataattcaataaatgtCCTTGATTTTGACTATCCATATCACTCTTACTAGTTCTTGGGGCCGGTTATGGTGATTCAGGATGAGGGGTCATCTAGAGGTGACTAACTTCCTCCAGTGTTCAACAAATGTATatgaattaagaaaaacaaagtaatagTGTTTGCTTATAGTTCAGAGTTAACcccattcttttctcatttacccTTCTCTCACTTTCCATCATTTCAagtcctcccccaacccctgcctagTCTAGAAGTGGTTTTCTCTCAGGGTTCACTCAATCTCAGCTTGCTTCATTTCTCAGcacttttttcttcctgaaatccCAGGAGACTCAGAGCCATTCCCTTCTGTTCTCCCACTTCCCCACATTCTAAGGTCCCATATAGCTTCTTTATAATTCTCTAATAGGCACAAATACACTTAGAATTCTTGTTCCTGTCCTTAAAGGACCAATGAAGGAGTAgatgtttagtttttgtttgggggttttttcctTGTACTAATAGGTTGACATACTAAGTTAgccataaaaataactatagacGTAGTAGGCTTTATGTTTAACACTTGTTACTAAAAACTGGCACAAGCAATCTTGCAGTaaattgaataatattttctattaatatgtATTGTCAAATTTTGACCTGATTAGGATGACTGTGTTATTTTGGCAATAATTTGttagtaaaatattaacagtggcaTTCAATTCACTGAATTATGAAACCTTAGTGATATAAGGGACTTTATGTGTCATCAAACTCAATGCCCCTCATTTCACCATTGTGGAAAAATAAGGTTACAGGTGTAAATGACTTGTGGAAGTTTCCTTAACCAGATCTGACATCTTTCAATAGTTGGTTCAGTATTTTTTCTGGTGGCTCAGGTATTCAGGTTCTTGCCCAGGCTTGTAGAAGTAAAAGTTCTTTACCTCACTGGAAGaatgtttaacatttaaaaacacttaattcattttattagaatcagttttaatcatttttgttcCAGGTCATATACCTTTCTTGGGCATCTTTCTATGCATTGTCAGTATAAGTAATGACCTTAGTTTATAAAGGTACTGTCAGGCAGTTGCAAGACGATCAGGATGTGCTATTTCTTTCAGGGTATAAGACGGAAGCTGAGTTGACCTAGCAAAGCTTCTCTAGTCTCAGCAAATAaggggtttctttttctcctctgcgcCTGCTTGAATTACAAACGACTCCTTGAAGCATCTGTTTTCACTAAGTTTGACAGCCAGGAAGGAAGGTTCACAATTTCAGCagctgttatttgtttttttcctttaccgAGATGAGCAGCGAGACCACAGTGTCTAGAGATTTGTTTGATTACTCAGCAGGACAGTAGGAGCTAAAGCAGAAAGACGATAGAAAGCATgagaagggaggagaaggcaTGACGAGAGCGAACATCAGAAAAGCATGGTTTGATAAGCAGGATCCCAAAATAAAGTTTACTCCAATGACATGGGGACCAGAGGGAAGATTACTGATGCAAAATAGCTAAAATCAAGGGCTGATTCAAGGGCACATATTAACATTTATAGTATATAAACTGAGTCCCAGACATCTTCATTTCCAAAGCAGAGTTTTATGTTATTGGACAGTAGGTTGACAAACATTCTGTAACTCAGTGTCCTCTCTTTTAAACAACTATTAATAAATTCCAAGTGGGGGAGTGTATGTTTCCAAATGGCTTTAAGACAGGATATTTGCTTCCTGGCTTAACAAGGGATAGAGAGATAAGTTTGGGATCCAGGGtgtgaaaaagcaacccaaagGCAGAGAATAAAAGTGCAGAGCTGAGATGAGCAGAAGATTCaggaaagatgcagagaaaagcaGGGTACCAAAGTCAGCATTGAGAAAATGTAAGCAAATGAGcctgctagaaaaaaaaatagaagcccaAACCACTCGGctttctcagaggaaaacatacgcaTAACATTCAGTAAGTGTGAGGAACTAATGACCTATTCCTCAGGAGTGGAGAGCCTGAGCATGGAATCACAAAATTTGTTTCTGTGCATCAACCCAACTCATGAGACGGAAAAGCAGTATATCTCTGTGCAGATTAGAAGTGAAATCTGAAGAGTACAAGACAGGGAAAGAAGGTTCAAATCAAAGTGGAAACATTATGAGAAAAACTGTCTCTCCTGAAGATGTACCAGAGAATGGTGAGATATGTTTGTAAGCAAcaatactattaaaattataGTTAATATAAAGAACCCTATTTTCAAACAACCATAAAAAAAACAATTGATGGTTGTTTGCCAATTGCAGAAGTAGAAAGTGTCGAAGGAGGGTTTGAAGGGAATGGAAAGGTAACTTTTTCTCATCAACTAACATTGTGAAGATATCAAAACAAAGCATATTctgcatgatccttttaagggGGAATTTAATTTTAGctaagtggatttttttcagttttctattcaatctttaaaatgaaatattttctttaaaaaaaaggaaatctttatCTTCAATGTGGGTCACAGTGACCTTAAATTGTTTATTCTTTGGAGAACAAAAGAGTGCTCAATGCCATGAATGGAAATTGTAGaaatttgctaatgttttataGGAGGTCTTGATAACAGAATTCTTAAAACTAAGAGCAGTTTTAAAACTGAGTTTTTGCTAATGAAAATAGTGCTACGCACATTTTGACTGGGAGAGAAACATGGCCCGGGTTTTATCAGACTTTCAATGTTTGCTTgacataatttaatttattggcAAATTAGATCGATAAGCTTAGAGAAACTTTTTCCTGTCCTCCttcaattttgattattttgattaaatacaaattattagTCAAAGACTATcttgattttataaaatagaag
This DNA window, taken from Physeter macrocephalus isolate SW-GA chromosome 1, ASM283717v5, whole genome shotgun sequence, encodes the following:
- the LOC102988470 gene encoding small nuclear ribonucleoprotein E-like gives rise to the protein MAYWGQGQKVQKVMVQPINLIFKYLQNRSRIQVWLYEQVNMWIEGCIVGFDEYMNVVLDDAEEIHSKTKSRKQLGRIMLKGDNITLLQSVSN